One Solibacillus sp. R5-41 DNA segment encodes these proteins:
- a CDS encoding sensor histidine kinase, translated as MTKFLNERIYNENISGLLLSKISRGKELGIQVLIDEESKLTRFPEYLDHHDFVVLFGNLIENAFDALIAVEREQKEVTISIDDNDGILAILVADNGVGIPSNDVEKIFENGFSTKHSENRGIGLYLIQEIITKGNGTIEIASEENKGTTFILTFEL; from the coding sequence GTGACGAAGTTTTTAAATGAACGCATTTACAATGAAAATATATCTGGGCTATTATTAAGCAAGATTAGTCGCGGAAAAGAGCTCGGCATTCAAGTGTTGATTGATGAAGAAAGTAAATTGACGCGTTTTCCCGAGTATCTGGACCATCATGATTTTGTTGTTTTATTTGGGAATTTAATCGAAAATGCATTTGATGCACTAATTGCAGTCGAACGAGAGCAAAAAGAAGTAACGATTTCAATTGATGATAATGATGGCATTCTAGCTATTTTAGTAGCAGATAACGGTGTAGGTATTCCATCAAATGATGTAGAAAAGATTTTTGAAAATGGATTTTCGACGAAGCATAGCGAAAATCGAGGAATTGGTCTCTATTTAATCCAAGAAATTATCACTAAAGGAAATGGCACAATTGAGATAGCGAGTGAAGAAAATAAGGGGACGACCTTTATTTTGACATTTGAGCTTTAA
- a CDS encoding DUF1450 domain-containing protein encodes MVFSFFKKKKEGTVLKNQVEFCMTNLSLGAADVYDVLIELDDVEITESGCTSNCEICECHLFAIVNGEMVLGDDADTLLQNVQQELEVNSV; translated from the coding sequence TTGGTTTTTTCATTTTTTAAAAAGAAAAAAGAGGGAACGGTACTTAAAAATCAGGTAGAATTTTGCATGACGAACTTATCATTAGGCGCTGCGGACGTGTATGATGTGCTCATCGAACTCGATGATGTAGAAATTACTGAATCCGGCTGTACTTCCAATTGCGAAATTTGCGAATGCCATTTATTTGCCATCGTCAATGGTGAAATGGTGCTTGGAGATGATGCGGATACATTACTCCAAAACGTGCAACAGGAGCTAGAGGTAAATTCAGTTTAA
- a CDS encoding 4-hydroxy-3-methylbut-2-enyl diphosphate reductase: MKVIKINPRGYCYGVVDAMVIARNAALDTSLPRPIYILGMIVHNKHVTDAFEQDGIITLDGENRKEIIEQVNEGTVIFTAHGVSPEIREIARRKGLVSIDATCPDVTVTHDLIREKTAEGYEIIYIGKKGHPEPEGAIGVSPDHVHLVQSMKDIENLQFENEKILVTNQTTMSQWDVSFLMDSLKEKFPHVEVHKEICLATQVRQEAVAEQAGVSDLLIVVGDPKSNNSNRLTQVSVEIAGTPSYRISDISELKLEWLENVETVAVTAGASTPTPIVKEVIAFLDQFDKNDPATHEIVRSVTLDKILPKIKTPKPVDKIMPY, translated from the coding sequence ATGAAAGTCATTAAAATCAATCCACGCGGCTATTGTTATGGGGTAGTTGATGCAATGGTTATTGCACGCAATGCTGCGCTTGATACATCATTACCAAGACCAATCTACATTTTAGGTATGATTGTGCATAATAAACATGTAACAGATGCATTTGAACAAGATGGTATCATTACGCTAGATGGAGAAAATCGTAAAGAGATTATTGAGCAAGTAAATGAAGGAACAGTCATTTTCACTGCACATGGGGTTTCACCTGAAATTCGTGAAATCGCGAGACGCAAAGGGCTTGTTTCCATTGATGCAACTTGCCCAGATGTTACCGTTACACATGATTTAATTCGTGAAAAAACGGCAGAAGGCTATGAAATTATTTACATCGGTAAAAAGGGACATCCAGAGCCTGAGGGAGCAATTGGTGTTTCACCAGATCATGTTCACCTTGTGCAATCGATGAAAGATATTGAAAATCTTCAATTTGAGAACGAAAAAATATTAGTAACCAATCAAACGACAATGAGTCAATGGGATGTTTCCTTCTTAATGGACAGCTTAAAGGAAAAATTCCCTCATGTTGAAGTGCATAAAGAAATTTGTTTAGCAACACAAGTTCGTCAAGAAGCCGTTGCTGAGCAGGCAGGCGTTTCGGATTTATTAATCGTCGTGGGCGATCCAAAATCTAATAACTCAAATCGACTTACACAAGTATCGGTTGAAATTGCTGGTACACCGTCCTACCGTATTTCAGATATTTCTGAGCTTAAATTGGAGTGGTTAGAAAATGTTGAAACGGTTGCCGTTACAGCAGGGGCATCTACCCCAACACCAATTGTGAAAGAGGTCATTGCATTTTTAGATCAATTTGATAAAAATGATCCAGCAACACATGAAATTGTCCGTTCTGTAACGCTCGACAAAATTCTACCAAAAATTAAAACACCAAAACCAGTCGATAAAATTATGCCTTACTAA
- the dctA gene encoding C4-dicarboxylate transporter DctA yields MKLLKNLTVQVIIAIILGIIVGAIWPEFGASLKILADLFIKLIKMLIAPIIFLTVVIGIGGMGDMKKVGKIGGKALLYFEIVSTIALAIGIMVAVVINAGAGFDTSKAADADISKYTSAAEASGEGGLGGFIYDIIPENFVGAIASGALLPTLFSAILFGIATASLGEKTRPVITFFEQISEIFFKIVGMVMKISPIGAFGAMAYTIGYFGLGSLKSLGLLMVAVYVTMFLFIVFVLGSIAKYFGFNIFRFIAYIKDEIFIVIGTSSSESALPSLMRKLENLGCGKQVVGLVVPTGYSFNLDGTSIYLSMAALFIAQAYGVDLTWLEIATLLGVLMITSKGAAGVTGSGFITLAATLAAFPMVPVEGIALLIGVDRFMSEARAVTNLIGNGVACVVVSKSENDFDEEMAAKAMPVKG; encoded by the coding sequence ATGAAATTACTAAAAAACTTAACAGTCCAAGTAATTATCGCCATCATTTTAGGTATTATCGTAGGTGCGATTTGGCCTGAATTTGGTGCAAGCTTAAAAATACTAGCTGATTTATTCATTAAGTTAATAAAAATGTTAATCGCTCCTATTATCTTCTTAACCGTTGTTATTGGAATTGGCGGTATGGGTGACATGAAAAAGGTTGGTAAGATTGGTGGTAAAGCCTTACTTTACTTCGAAATCGTTTCAACAATTGCCCTTGCAATCGGTATTATGGTTGCAGTCGTAATCAATGCTGGTGCTGGTTTTGATACTTCTAAAGCTGCCGACGCTGACATTTCGAAATATACATCTGCAGCTGAAGCTTCTGGTGAAGGTGGTTTAGGTGGCTTCATCTATGACATCATTCCAGAGAACTTTGTCGGTGCAATCGCATCAGGTGCTTTGCTTCCAACATTATTTTCAGCGATATTATTCGGTATCGCAACTGCTTCTTTAGGGGAGAAAACGCGACCTGTCATTACATTTTTCGAACAAATTTCAGAAATTTTCTTCAAAATTGTTGGAATGGTCATGAAAATTTCGCCAATTGGTGCTTTCGGTGCGATGGCGTATACAATCGGTTACTTCGGTTTAGGTTCACTAAAATCATTAGGCTTATTAATGGTTGCGGTATACGTTACGATGTTCTTGTTCATTGTATTTGTATTAGGCTCAATCGCTAAATACTTCGGCTTCAATATTTTCCGTTTTATTGCATACATTAAAGATGAAATTTTCATCGTTATTGGTACATCTTCTTCTGAATCGGCATTGCCATCATTGATGCGTAAATTAGAAAATTTAGGCTGTGGAAAGCAAGTTGTTGGTTTAGTCGTACCAACAGGCTATTCATTTAACTTAGATGGTACGTCCATTTATTTATCAATGGCTGCGTTATTTATCGCACAGGCGTATGGTGTCGATTTAACATGGCTTGAAATTGCCACACTTCTTGGGGTATTAATGATTACATCTAAAGGAGCTGCAGGTGTAACAGGTTCTGGTTTCATCACACTGGCTGCAACATTAGCTGCATTCCCAATGGTGCCAGTTGAAGGAATTGCCCTTTTAATCGGGGTTGACCGATTCATGTCCGAGGCCCGTGCTGTAACAAACTTAATCGGTAACGGGGTTGCATGTGTCGTTGTTTCTAAATCAGAGAATGACTTTGATGAGGAAATGGCCGCAAAAGCAATGCCTGTAAAAG
- a CDS encoding HAD hydrolase family protein, which translates to MIFVFDLDGTICFQGQPLDEEITDALKFCEELGHEIIFASARPIRDMLPVIPKDFHSCRMIGSNGAFTFVEGKIEVEFLKASIQTQIMELITQHQLAYLADSDWDYAYSGSEDHPMYRGINSEKKAKRLAIEQLNGFSKVLLFDPPSHVKEFIHTLPVTIFEYKEEKIIDICSNHLNKVKGLNRLGIQQYIAFGNDVNDLLMFQQAQHSVCVGMHEVGNYAAERVEQKEVALKIKNLAQHWASNTVFTN; encoded by the coding sequence ATGATTTTTGTATTTGATTTAGATGGAACCATTTGCTTTCAAGGACAACCCCTTGATGAGGAAATAACAGATGCATTGAAATTTTGTGAAGAACTTGGTCACGAAATTATTTTTGCGTCTGCTCGTCCAATTCGTGATATGTTACCGGTCATACCAAAGGACTTTCATTCATGTCGTATGATTGGGAGTAATGGGGCTTTTACATTTGTTGAGGGAAAAATCGAGGTAGAGTTTTTAAAGGCATCGATTCAAACGCAAATTATGGAACTGATTACGCAGCATCAATTAGCGTATTTAGCTGACAGCGATTGGGATTATGCTTATTCAGGTAGTGAGGACCATCCGATGTACCGTGGGATAAATAGTGAGAAAAAAGCAAAACGCTTAGCGATTGAACAATTAAATGGATTTTCAAAAGTATTATTATTTGATCCACCGTCCCATGTAAAGGAATTTATACATACATTACCCGTCACGATTTTTGAATATAAAGAAGAAAAAATTATCGATATCTGCTCAAATCATTTAAATAAAGTTAAAGGTTTAAATCGTTTAGGCATCCAACAATACATCGCTTTTGGAAATGATGTGAATGATTTATTAATGTTCCAACAGGCACAGCACAGCGTTTGTGTCGGGATGCATGAGGTAGGGAATTATGCAGCAGAGCGGGTAGAACAAAAGGAAGTCGCACTTAAAATTAAGAATCTTGCGCAACATTGGGCAAGCAATACTGTTTTCACCAACTAG
- a CDS encoding DUF1835 domain-containing protein encodes MQTVHIIFGESAYGSLRFAMKGKLETIIAFPSFFGEGPVQDIHTKNGLKNRLQWLENNYLFDVEDSERYKQLFELGLQQVEQITEGTKIIIWTCENAAEQFGLRFVTKILAKKKVTCYTCNTFFNMLELYKGKDTWTEIRRSGEMGAEEMKKFMGNEWMELVTDELFATYQKEAEQLLANDCSVRTWRHGKMHYEDENRDDAFIIKLAKMLHSEIQDEKTWLNAARLIGQVLGGSEHDISDSWINYRVHKLIEQGFFQYEGDLSEIRKYKVKLNDM; translated from the coding sequence ATGCAAACGGTACATATTATTTTTGGTGAATCTGCCTATGGATCTTTACGCTTTGCAATGAAAGGAAAGCTGGAAACAATCATTGCTTTTCCGAGTTTTTTTGGCGAAGGACCTGTTCAAGATATACATACAAAAAACGGTTTAAAAAATCGGTTGCAATGGCTTGAAAATAATTATTTATTCGACGTGGAAGACAGTGAGCGTTATAAACAATTATTTGAATTAGGACTTCAGCAAGTAGAGCAAATAACAGAAGGCACGAAAATCATTATTTGGACATGTGAAAACGCAGCAGAACAGTTTGGTTTACGTTTTGTTACGAAAATACTCGCAAAGAAAAAGGTTACTTGCTATACATGTAATACCTTTTTCAATATGCTCGAACTTTATAAAGGTAAAGATACATGGACGGAAATCCGGCGTTCAGGTGAAATGGGCGCGGAGGAAATGAAGAAATTTATGGGAAACGAGTGGATGGAGCTTGTGACGGATGAGCTGTTCGCTACTTATCAAAAAGAAGCGGAACAGTTATTGGCAAATGATTGTTCCGTGCGTACTTGGCGACATGGGAAAATGCATTATGAGGATGAAAACCGCGATGATGCCTTTATTATTAAGCTGGCAAAAATGCTTCATAGTGAAATACAGGACGAAAAAACGTGGCTCAATGCAGCGCGGTTAATCGGGCAAGTATTAGGGGGAAGTGAGCATGATATTTCCGATTCATGGATTAACTACCGTGTACACAAACTAATTGAACAAGGTTTTTTCCAGTATGAAGGGGATTTAAGTGAAATTCGTAAGTATAAAGTGAAGTTAAATGATATGTAA
- a CDS encoding response regulator, which translates to MKTIRVLLVEDDPMVREVNRQFIERVEGFEVIDMAANGIKGIEKIKELSPDLVIMDIFMPEQGGIESLRQIRYNNLEVDCFMVTAANDVQTIQQILHLGVYDYIMKPFTFERIEQTLLNYRLFKEKMESAEDVTQQELDEIMGQTKHMNLEPEPVQTFSQELPKGFNRSTLAKVLQYLKQLDDGASADDVAAGIGVARVTARRYLDFMEKNQMIHVDILYGSVGRPVNQYFFEE; encoded by the coding sequence GTGAAAACAATCCGAGTGTTACTAGTAGAAGATGATCCGATGGTACGTGAGGTAAATCGTCAATTTATTGAGCGTGTTGAAGGATTTGAAGTCATTGATATGGCGGCAAATGGTATTAAAGGAATTGAAAAAATAAAAGAGTTATCACCAGATTTAGTCATTATGGATATTTTTATGCCGGAACAGGGTGGCATTGAGTCATTGCGCCAAATTCGTTATAACAATTTAGAGGTAGATTGTTTTATGGTAACAGCAGCTAATGATGTACAAACAATCCAGCAAATTCTCCATTTAGGTGTGTATGATTATATTATGAAGCCCTTTACATTTGAACGAATCGAGCAAACATTGCTAAATTATCGTTTGTTCAAAGAAAAGATGGAGTCCGCAGAAGATGTAACCCAGCAGGAATTAGATGAGATAATGGGACAAACAAAACATATGAATTTAGAGCCAGAGCCTGTGCAGACATTTTCACAGGAGCTGCCAAAAGGGTTTAACCGGTCTACGCTAGCAAAAGTTTTGCAGTATTTAAAGCAATTGGATGATGGTGCCTCAGCAGATGATGTGGCAGCGGGCATCGGCGTAGCCAGAGTAACAGCCAGACGCTACTTAGATTTTATGGAGAAAAATCAGATGATTCATGTTGATATTCTGTACGGAAGTGTAGGGCGACCGGTTAATCAATATTTTTTTGAAGAGTGA